One segment of Brassica napus cultivar Da-Ae chromosome C3, Da-Ae, whole genome shotgun sequence DNA contains the following:
- the LOC106355384 gene encoding uncharacterized mitochondrial protein AtMg00310-like: MSTFLLPLEICENLASVIAQYWWSSNPPKREIHWAKWEKVCLPREEGGIGFRIIHEFNLTLLAKQLWRLVQFPDSLVARVLRERYYRLSSPLRVNAGSSPSYVWTSISAARKLLLLGIRQKIHSGYEIKVWEDPWIPSNPARPAVPIAPVMHPNMRVSDLIDQGSKDWDVGLLENYVHPKDIPFIRSLAISSTHRRDTFCWNFTRNDQYTVKSGYGWPKIY, encoded by the coding sequence ATGTCGACTTTCCTGCTCCCATTGGAGATATGCGAAAATTTAGCCAGTGTCATCGCTCAGTACTGGTGGAGCTCGAATCCACCAAAAAGAGAAATACACTGGGCAAAATGGGAAAAAGTTTGTCTACCAAGAGAGGAGGGTGGAATTGGCTTCCGAATTATCCATGAGTTTAATTTGACTCTTTTGGCTAAACAACTATGGAGACTAGTACAGTTCCCTGATTCTCTGGTCGCTCGAGTCTTACGGGAAAGATATTATAGATTGAGCTCTCCATTAAGAGTAAACGCTGGTAGCAGCCCATCCTATGTGTGGACTAGCATTTCTGCTGCAAGGAAATTGCTATTACTGGGAATTAGACAGAAGATACATTCAGGTTATGAAATTAAGGTATGGGAGGATCCATGGATTCCATCGAACCCCGCAAGGCCAGCTGTCCCCATAGCACCAGTGATGCATCCTAATATGAGAGTAAGCGATCTTATTGATCAGGGATCAAAGGATTGGGATGTGGGACTATTGGAGAACTATGTTCATCCTAAGGATATACCATTCAtaaggagtttggccataagctcaaCTCATCGTCGTGATACTTTCTGCTGGAACTTTACAAGGAATGACCAATACACGGTCAAATCTGGATATGGGTGGCCCAAAATTTATTAA